CCAGGCGTGGTTCGATCCCTACGGTAGCGTCACTCCGGTCGACTTGAACGGCCACGGCACGCATACCATGGGTCTGATGGTCGGCCGCGAAGGTGTCGACACCATCGGCGTGGCGTTCAATGCCCGTTGGATGGCGGCCGGCGTCATCGATCGCGGCCAAACCTTGAACAAGACGGTCTCCGACATTCTCGCGGCCTTTCAGTGGGCTGCCGACCCCGACGGCAATAGTGCGACGGTCGACGATCTTCCCGACGTCATCTGCAATTCCTGGGGCATCCCCAAGGGCTTGTTTGCTCCCTGCAATGAGACCTTCTACGAAGCCATCGATAACCTCGAAGCCCTCGGAGTCGTCGTGATCTTCGCCTGCGGCAACGAAGGGCCGAATCCGGGCACGATTCGCAATCCGGCCGACCGTGCCACCAGTCCGACCAACTCCTTCTCCGTCGGGGCCGTCGATCAGACCCGCGCCGACCTGATGATCGCGAACTTCTCCAGCCGGGGCCCGGCCAATTGCGATACCACCAAAATCAAGCCCGAAATCGTCGCGCCCGGTGTCAGCCTGCGCTCAAGCTACAAGAACGGCAGCTACCGCCTGATGTCGGGCACTTCCATGGCGGCGCCGATCGTGGCCGGCTGTGTCGCGCTGATGCGCGAATACAACCCGGATGCCACTGTCAGCCAGATCAAGAACGCCCTGATACAGTCGGCCACCGACCTTGGTCTGGCCGGCAAGGATAATGAATATGGCTTTGGCTTCCTTAATGTTCGTCGTGCCATCGATTTCTTACCGACACCGCAGAAGCCGCGCATTCGACTGGAAGCGGTCGCACTGGAATCGGCCGACTCGATTTTGGCTGTCGGCACGACCACTCCGCTTCAGCTCACGGTTTCTCCGCTGTCATTGCCGGTCACGAATCTGACCGGAATCCTGCACTCGACCAATCAGCACGTCTACCTGCTCTCCAGTTCCGCCGCCTTCGGCAACCTGCCGTCTGAGGCGCTGGGCAACAATACCGGCTCGCCGTACCTCGTAAAGGTCGACCACGTTGCCCAGCCGGGCGAAGCCGCTCAGTTTACGATCGACTTCTACTCACAGCAATTCGGCTACCTCAATAGCGTTGACTTCACCCTGACCTTCGCGCAGCCGGTGATCGCGGCGGCCGATGTCATCGCCACTTCACGCCTCAACGCCGAGGTCACCAACTACGGAATCAGTCGCCGTCTCTACGATCAGGCCGCCGGTTTCGATCTGCTCTCACATCTGGGACTTGTGCTGGTTACCAGCGACGGACAGGTTCTCGATGCTATGCCATCGGGAATCGACTTCACGGCTGCCGACTCGCTTCGTCGCGAGGATGACTCGGAGTCGACGACGATTCAATCGAAGTTCTCCGCCGGTGAATATGCCGTCCTGCAGTCTACCCGCGCCTTCACGCAGAGCACGGTCAACAATTTCCTGGTTTACGACTTTGATCTATCCACGTCGGCAGGCAATGCCCAGGTATCGTTCGCCGGATTGTCTCTCGACTTCGACCTCACCGGCGGCGAATCCCTCGCGCGCTTCGGCGATGACCTCATCTTCCGCAGCGCTGGCCTTGATCGCTTCGTCGGTGTCCGGGCCCTGCCTCCCGGCGCCATCACCATCGCGCCGCTGGCCGGTGCCGATTATAAGTCCGGCAGTCTCTCCGATACCGATCGCGCGCATGTACTCGGCAATCCAGACGATTTGTCCGCCATCGTCGCCGACTGGGCCGCGCTCTATGGATCGTCCTTCGCCGAACCGGAAACGCGCTTTGGCTTCGTCATCGCGAGCGGCAACAGCCTCGATGAAATCAGCGTTGCGCTCCAGGCCGGCCAACAGCGCTACCTGCAGGCTACCGATGTCGACGATAACGGCTCAACTTTGCCGGAATCGTTCGTCCTGAATCAGAATTTTCCCAATCCCTTTAATGCCGCCACCCAAATCGAATTTTACCTGCCCAAGGCCGGTCGCTACTCGCTTGAAATCATCAATGCCCTCGGCCAATCGGTGCGCCATTACGATGTCGATCACAGCCCGGCCGGCGCCCAGCACCTGATCTGGGACGGCAAGGACGCCGGCGGTGCCGATGTCGCCACCGGAATCTACTTCTACCGCCTCAACTTCGACGGAAACTCGCAGACGCGGAAGATGGTTCTACTCAAGTGAACTGGATATTTCCGGTTCCGCCGCGTCTTACCTGCAGAAAGGATGAGGATCCGGCCAATGACGGCACGCGCACTACGAGAACTCCTCCGCGCTGAAACCCTGACCTTACTCTTTACCCTCGCCGTGATCTCCGGCACGCTTTCGCTTGCGAGCCGCCCGCTGGCCGCCTTGACGATTTCACCGGAACTGCGCGAGCAACTCCAGGCGGAAGGGAAGTGGCAGGAGTTCAGCCGGAAGTTCTCCGACTGGCACCGTCGCCTCGACAATCAGCAGTCTCCCCTCAATCTCCAGAATC
This window of the Candidatus Zixiibacteriota bacterium genome carries:
- a CDS encoding S8 family peptidase codes for the protein QAWFDPYGSVTPVDLNGHGTHTMGLMVGREGVDTIGVAFNARWMAAGVIDRGQTLNKTVSDILAAFQWAADPDGNSATVDDLPDVICNSWGIPKGLFAPCNETFYEAIDNLEALGVVVIFACGNEGPNPGTIRNPADRATSPTNSFSVGAVDQTRADLMIANFSSRGPANCDTTKIKPEIVAPGVSLRSSYKNGSYRLMSGTSMAAPIVAGCVALMREYNPDATVSQIKNALIQSATDLGLAGKDNEYGFGFLNVRRAIDFLPTPQKPRIRLEAVALESADSILAVGTTTPLQLTVSPLSLPVTNLTGILHSTNQHVYLLSSSAAFGNLPSEALGNNTGSPYLVKVDHVAQPGEAAQFTIDFYSQQFGYLNSVDFTLTFAQPVIAAADVIATSRLNAEVTNYGISRRLYDQAAGFDLLSHLGLVLVTSDGQVLDAMPSGIDFTAADSLRREDDSESTTIQSKFSAGEYAVLQSTRAFTQSTVNNFLVYDFDLSTSAGNAQVSFAGLSLDFDLTGGESLARFGDDLIFRSAGLDRFVGVRALPPGAITIAPLAGADYKSGSLSDTDRAHVLGNPDDLSAIVADWAALYGSSFAEPETRFGFVIASGNSLDEISVALQAGQQRYLQATDVDDNGSTLPESFVLNQNFPNPFNAATQIEFYLPKAGRYSLEIINALGQSVRHYDVDHSPAGAQHLIWDGKDAGGADVATGIYFYRLNFDGNSQTRKMVLLK